In Cicer arietinum cultivar CDC Frontier isolate Library 1 chromosome 1, Cicar.CDCFrontier_v2.0, whole genome shotgun sequence, one DNA window encodes the following:
- the LOC101490528 gene encoding DNA repair protein RAD5A isoform X2, translating to MGSKVTDHHLSTVRSIVGSEFTDMDIIRALHMAKNDVTAAINIIFDTNTPKFKPTRTINTRRISPPKSTSRAVKTSSNHIVDVENSNCSVKSDSDDWWFVGSGEVAGLSTCKGRSIKCGDAVVFKFPPKKLSASPSPGKGFGRAATCSEIVRFSNEQDWEIGRIPNEWARCLLPLVRDNKVRVEGECKFAPNVLAIMDTIILSISVFINRSMFVKQHEVSLKDATNSTDESVFHPLPALFRLLGLSPFKKAELTPGDFYSNKRPFSQMVPLLHAKSERPSQNGHDNENEDSVSEFDLDNIVGVASSSELEEMDPPGNLLCELRPYQKQALYWMVQMEKGRPRDETATTLHPCWEAYRLVDKRELVVYLNAFSGEATTEFPSTLQIARGGILADAMGLGKTIMTISLLTAHSGRGASLGSQPIAQSFIEGGEVSDNDTIPNFSHIPKKATKFAGFDKSKKQNTSLTRGGNLIICPMTLLGQWKAEIETHVHPGSLSIYVHYGQSRPKDAKSLAQCDVVITTYGILASDFSSENAENNGGLFSIRWFRVVLDEAHTIKSSKSQVSMAASALIADNRWCLTGTPIQNNLEDIYSLLRFLRIEPWGHWAWWNKLIQKPFEGGDERGLKLVQSILKPIMLRRTKNSTDREGKPILVLPPADMQVIYCEPTEAEKDFYEALFKRSKVKFDQFVEQGRVLHNYASILELLLRLRQCCDHPFLVMSRGDTQEFADLNKLAKRFLKGTCNASEGQVKDALSRAYVQEVVDELRKGEQGECPICLEAFEDAVLTPCAHRLCRECLLSSWRNSTSGLCPVCRKTISKQDLITAPTESRFQIDIEKNWIESCKVTGLLNELENLRSSGSKSIVFSQWTAFLDLLQIPFTRNRISFVRLDGTLNMQQREKVIKQFSEDSDIQDPWWNPAVEEQAVMRIHRIGQTKKVAIKRFIVKGTVEERMEAVQARKQRMISGALTDQEVRTARIEELKMLFT from the exons ATGGGGAGCAAGGTCACCGACCACCACCTCTCCACCGTCAGATCAATAGTCGGTTCCGAATTCACCGACATGGACATCATCAGAGCCCTACACATGGCAAAAAACGACGTCACCGCCGCCATCAACATCATCTTCGACACCAATACCCCTAAATTCAAACCCACTCGCACCATCAACACTCGACGAATTTCTCCGCCGAAATCAACGTCACGCGCCGTGAAAACAAGCTCCAACCACATCGTCGATGTAGAAAACAGTAACTGTTCCGTTAAGTCTGATTCCGATGATTGGTGGTTTGTTGGTTCCGGTGAAGTGGCGGGGCTGTCCACGTGTAAAGGGAGGAGTATAAAATGCGGGGATGCAGTGGTTTTCAAATTTCCACCTAAAAAGCTATCTGCTTCGCCTTCTCCTGGTAAGGGTTTTGGTCGAGCAGCAACTTGTTCTGAGATAGTTCGATTTTCCAATGAACAAGATTGGGAG ATTGGTAGAATACCAAATGAATGGGCTCGGTGTTTGTTGCCACTGGTTCGGGATAATAAAGTCAGGGTTGAAGGGGAATGTAAATTTGCTCCTAATGTATTGGCCATCATGGACACGATCATTTTGTCAATTAG CGTCTTCATCAATAGGTCAATGTTTGTTAAGCAACATGAGGTTTCTCTCAAGGATGCTACTAATTCGACAGATGAATCAGTGTTTCATCCTCTTCCAGCCCTGTTTAGATTGCTTGGTTTAAGCCCTTTCAAGAAG GCGGAGTTAACTCCTGGTGATTTCTATTCCAACAAGCGTCCTTTCAGTCAAATG GTCCCATTACTACATGCCAAGTCTGAGCGTCCTTCTCAAAATGGTCATGATAATGAAAATGAGGATTCTGTTTCTGAATTTGATCTTGACAACATTGTTGGTGTTGCATCAAGCTCAGAATTAGAG GAAATGGACCCCCCTGGAAATCTTCTGTGTGAACTGCGTCCATATCAAAAACAGGCTCTTTATTGGATGGTTCAGATGGAGAAGGGACGACCAAGGGACGAGACCGCAACAACCCTTCATCCATGTTGGGAGGCATATCGCCTCGTTGACAA GAGGGAGCTTGTTGTTTATTTGAATGCATTTTCTGGTGAAGCCACAACAGAATTTCCTAGCACTCTTCAAATAGCCAGAGGAGGA ATTTTGGCAGATGCTATGGGGCTTGGAAAGACCATCATGACCATATCACTACTCACTGCCCATTCAGGAAGGGGTGCATCATTAGGCAGTCAACCCATAGCTCAGTCCTTTATTGAAGGCGGTGAAGTTAGTGATAATGATACAATTCCCAATTTTTCACATATTCCGAAGAAGGCAACCAAATTTGCTGGTTTTGATAAATCGAAGAAGCAAAACACTTCTCTAACACGTGGCGGCAACTTGATAATATGTCCCATGACACTTCTTGGGCAGTGGAAG GCAGAGATTGAAACTCATGTGCACCCTGGGTCCCTGTCTATATATGTTCATTATGGACAAAGTAGGCCCAAAGATGCCAAAAGTCTAGCTCAATGTGATGTTGTAATTACTACATATGGAATTTTGGCCTCTGACTTTTCCAGTGAG AATGCAGAGAATAATGGTGGACTCTTCTCAATTCGTTGGTTCAGAGTGGTTCTTGACGAGGCACATACAATAAAGTCTTCTAAAAGTCAAGTTTCTATGGCTGCTTCTGCTCTAATTGCTGACAACCGCTGGTGTCTTACTGGGACTCCAATCCAG AACAACCTTGAAGATATTTACAGTCTTCTTCGCTTTCTGAGAATAGAGCCTTGGGGACATTGGGCCTG GTGGAACAAGCTCATTCAGAAACCATTTGAGGGTGGTGACGAGAGAGGATTGAAATTAGTTCAGTCCATTTTGAAGCCGATCATGTTGAGAAGAACCAAAAATAGCACAGATCGAGAGGGCAA GCCTATACTAGTTCTCCCTCCAGCTGATATGCAGGTAATTTACTGTGAACCCACAGAAGCTGAAAAGGACTTTTATGAAGCCTTATTCAAAAGATCTAag GTAAAGTTTGATCAATTTGTTGAGCAAGGACGTGTTCTTCATAATTATGCTTCAATACTAGAGCTACTTTTACGTCTTCGGCAATGTTGTGACCATCCATTTCTTGTAATGAG TCGAGGTGATACTCAAGAATTTGCTGATCTAAACAAACTAGCTAAGCGTTTCCTTAAAGGAACCTGTAATGCTTCGGAAGGTCAAGTAAAAGATGCCCTCTCACGAGCTTATGTTCAAGAAGTTGTGGACGAGCTGCGTAAAGGGGAGCAGGGAGAATGTCCAATATGTCTTGAAGCATTTGAAGATGCAGTGTTAACACCGTGTGCTCACCGCCTTTGCCGGGAATGCCTCTTGTCAAGTTGGCGAAATTCTACCTCTGGTTTATGTCCTGTTTGTAG gaAAACAATCAGTAAGCAGGATCTTATCACTGCCCCTACTGAGAGTCgatttcagattgatattgaGAAGAACTGGATAGAGTCATGCAAGGTAACTGGTCTTTTGAATGAACTTGAAAATCTCCGCTCCTCAGGCTCTAAGAGCATTGTTTTCAGCCAGTGGACTGCTTTTCTAGACCTCTTGCAGATTCCCTTTACTCG GAATAGAATTTCATTTGTTCGTCTTGATGGGACATTGAATATGCAGCAGCGGGAAAAAGTAATCAAACAATTCTCAGAAGACAGCGACATACAG GACCCATGGTGGAATCCAGCTGTCGAGGAGCAAGCTGTTATGCGTATTCATCGCATTGGGCAAACAAAGAAGGTGGCTATCAAACGGTTTATTGTTAAG
- the LOC101490528 gene encoding DNA repair protein RAD5A isoform X1 — MGSKVTDHHLSTVRSIVGSEFTDMDIIRALHMAKNDVTAAINIIFDTNTPKFKPTRTINTRRISPPKSTSRAVKTSSNHIVDVENSNCSVKSDSDDWWFVGSGEVAGLSTCKGRSIKCGDAVVFKFPPKKLSASPSPGKGFGRAATCSEIVRFSNEQDWEIGRIPNEWARCLLPLVRDNKVRVEGECKFAPNVLAIMDTIILSISVFINRSMFVKQHEVSLKDATNSTDESVFHPLPALFRLLGLSPFKKAELTPGDFYSNKRPFSQMVPLLHAKSERPSQNGHDNENEDSVSEFDLDNIVGVASSSELEEMDPPGNLLCELRPYQKQALYWMVQMEKGRPRDETATTLHPCWEAYRLVDKRELVVYLNAFSGEATTEFPSTLQIARGGILADAMGLGKTIMTISLLTAHSGRGASLGSQPIAQSFIEGGEVSDNDTIPNFSHIPKKATKFAGFDKSKKQNTSLTRGGNLIICPMTLLGQWKAEIETHVHPGSLSIYVHYGQSRPKDAKSLAQCDVVITTYGILASDFSSENAENNGGLFSIRWFRVVLDEAHTIKSSKSQVSMAASALIADNRWCLTGTPIQNNLEDIYSLLRFLRIEPWGHWAWWNKLIQKPFEGGDERGLKLVQSILKPIMLRRTKNSTDREGKPILVLPPADMQVIYCEPTEAEKDFYEALFKRSKVKFDQFVEQGRVLHNYASILELLLRLRQCCDHPFLVMSRGDTQEFADLNKLAKRFLKGTCNASEGQVKDALSRAYVQEVVDELRKGEQGECPICLEAFEDAVLTPCAHRLCRECLLSSWRNSTSGLCPVCRKTISKQDLITAPTESRFQIDIEKNWIESCKVTGLLNELENLRSSGSKSIVFSQWTAFLDLLQIPFTRNRISFVRLDGTLNMQQREKVIKQFSEDSDIQVLLMSLKAGGVGINLTAASNAFVMDPWWNPAVEEQAVMRIHRIGQTKKVAIKRFIVKGTVEERMEAVQARKQRMISGALTDQEVRTARIEELKMLFT; from the exons ATGGGGAGCAAGGTCACCGACCACCACCTCTCCACCGTCAGATCAATAGTCGGTTCCGAATTCACCGACATGGACATCATCAGAGCCCTACACATGGCAAAAAACGACGTCACCGCCGCCATCAACATCATCTTCGACACCAATACCCCTAAATTCAAACCCACTCGCACCATCAACACTCGACGAATTTCTCCGCCGAAATCAACGTCACGCGCCGTGAAAACAAGCTCCAACCACATCGTCGATGTAGAAAACAGTAACTGTTCCGTTAAGTCTGATTCCGATGATTGGTGGTTTGTTGGTTCCGGTGAAGTGGCGGGGCTGTCCACGTGTAAAGGGAGGAGTATAAAATGCGGGGATGCAGTGGTTTTCAAATTTCCACCTAAAAAGCTATCTGCTTCGCCTTCTCCTGGTAAGGGTTTTGGTCGAGCAGCAACTTGTTCTGAGATAGTTCGATTTTCCAATGAACAAGATTGGGAG ATTGGTAGAATACCAAATGAATGGGCTCGGTGTTTGTTGCCACTGGTTCGGGATAATAAAGTCAGGGTTGAAGGGGAATGTAAATTTGCTCCTAATGTATTGGCCATCATGGACACGATCATTTTGTCAATTAG CGTCTTCATCAATAGGTCAATGTTTGTTAAGCAACATGAGGTTTCTCTCAAGGATGCTACTAATTCGACAGATGAATCAGTGTTTCATCCTCTTCCAGCCCTGTTTAGATTGCTTGGTTTAAGCCCTTTCAAGAAG GCGGAGTTAACTCCTGGTGATTTCTATTCCAACAAGCGTCCTTTCAGTCAAATG GTCCCATTACTACATGCCAAGTCTGAGCGTCCTTCTCAAAATGGTCATGATAATGAAAATGAGGATTCTGTTTCTGAATTTGATCTTGACAACATTGTTGGTGTTGCATCAAGCTCAGAATTAGAG GAAATGGACCCCCCTGGAAATCTTCTGTGTGAACTGCGTCCATATCAAAAACAGGCTCTTTATTGGATGGTTCAGATGGAGAAGGGACGACCAAGGGACGAGACCGCAACAACCCTTCATCCATGTTGGGAGGCATATCGCCTCGTTGACAA GAGGGAGCTTGTTGTTTATTTGAATGCATTTTCTGGTGAAGCCACAACAGAATTTCCTAGCACTCTTCAAATAGCCAGAGGAGGA ATTTTGGCAGATGCTATGGGGCTTGGAAAGACCATCATGACCATATCACTACTCACTGCCCATTCAGGAAGGGGTGCATCATTAGGCAGTCAACCCATAGCTCAGTCCTTTATTGAAGGCGGTGAAGTTAGTGATAATGATACAATTCCCAATTTTTCACATATTCCGAAGAAGGCAACCAAATTTGCTGGTTTTGATAAATCGAAGAAGCAAAACACTTCTCTAACACGTGGCGGCAACTTGATAATATGTCCCATGACACTTCTTGGGCAGTGGAAG GCAGAGATTGAAACTCATGTGCACCCTGGGTCCCTGTCTATATATGTTCATTATGGACAAAGTAGGCCCAAAGATGCCAAAAGTCTAGCTCAATGTGATGTTGTAATTACTACATATGGAATTTTGGCCTCTGACTTTTCCAGTGAG AATGCAGAGAATAATGGTGGACTCTTCTCAATTCGTTGGTTCAGAGTGGTTCTTGACGAGGCACATACAATAAAGTCTTCTAAAAGTCAAGTTTCTATGGCTGCTTCTGCTCTAATTGCTGACAACCGCTGGTGTCTTACTGGGACTCCAATCCAG AACAACCTTGAAGATATTTACAGTCTTCTTCGCTTTCTGAGAATAGAGCCTTGGGGACATTGGGCCTG GTGGAACAAGCTCATTCAGAAACCATTTGAGGGTGGTGACGAGAGAGGATTGAAATTAGTTCAGTCCATTTTGAAGCCGATCATGTTGAGAAGAACCAAAAATAGCACAGATCGAGAGGGCAA GCCTATACTAGTTCTCCCTCCAGCTGATATGCAGGTAATTTACTGTGAACCCACAGAAGCTGAAAAGGACTTTTATGAAGCCTTATTCAAAAGATCTAag GTAAAGTTTGATCAATTTGTTGAGCAAGGACGTGTTCTTCATAATTATGCTTCAATACTAGAGCTACTTTTACGTCTTCGGCAATGTTGTGACCATCCATTTCTTGTAATGAG TCGAGGTGATACTCAAGAATTTGCTGATCTAAACAAACTAGCTAAGCGTTTCCTTAAAGGAACCTGTAATGCTTCGGAAGGTCAAGTAAAAGATGCCCTCTCACGAGCTTATGTTCAAGAAGTTGTGGACGAGCTGCGTAAAGGGGAGCAGGGAGAATGTCCAATATGTCTTGAAGCATTTGAAGATGCAGTGTTAACACCGTGTGCTCACCGCCTTTGCCGGGAATGCCTCTTGTCAAGTTGGCGAAATTCTACCTCTGGTTTATGTCCTGTTTGTAG gaAAACAATCAGTAAGCAGGATCTTATCACTGCCCCTACTGAGAGTCgatttcagattgatattgaGAAGAACTGGATAGAGTCATGCAAGGTAACTGGTCTTTTGAATGAACTTGAAAATCTCCGCTCCTCAGGCTCTAAGAGCATTGTTTTCAGCCAGTGGACTGCTTTTCTAGACCTCTTGCAGATTCCCTTTACTCG GAATAGAATTTCATTTGTTCGTCTTGATGGGACATTGAATATGCAGCAGCGGGAAAAAGTAATCAAACAATTCTCAGAAGACAGCGACATACAG GTGTTGTTGATGTCACTAAAAGCTGGTGGAGTGGGTATAAATCTAACAGCAGCTTCCAATGCTTTTGTCATG GACCCATGGTGGAATCCAGCTGTCGAGGAGCAAGCTGTTATGCGTATTCATCGCATTGGGCAAACAAAGAAGGTGGCTATCAAACGGTTTATTGTTAAG
- the LOC101490528 gene encoding DNA repair protein RAD5A isoform X3, which translates to MQWFSNFHLKSYLLRLLLIGRIPNEWARCLLPLVRDNKVRVEGECKFAPNVLAIMDTIILSISVFINRSMFVKQHEVSLKDATNSTDESVFHPLPALFRLLGLSPFKKAELTPGDFYSNKRPFSQMVPLLHAKSERPSQNGHDNENEDSVSEFDLDNIVGVASSSELEEMDPPGNLLCELRPYQKQALYWMVQMEKGRPRDETATTLHPCWEAYRLVDKRELVVYLNAFSGEATTEFPSTLQIARGGILADAMGLGKTIMTISLLTAHSGRGASLGSQPIAQSFIEGGEVSDNDTIPNFSHIPKKATKFAGFDKSKKQNTSLTRGGNLIICPMTLLGQWKAEIETHVHPGSLSIYVHYGQSRPKDAKSLAQCDVVITTYGILASDFSSENAENNGGLFSIRWFRVVLDEAHTIKSSKSQVSMAASALIADNRWCLTGTPIQNNLEDIYSLLRFLRIEPWGHWAWWNKLIQKPFEGGDERGLKLVQSILKPIMLRRTKNSTDREGKPILVLPPADMQVIYCEPTEAEKDFYEALFKRSKVKFDQFVEQGRVLHNYASILELLLRLRQCCDHPFLVMSRGDTQEFADLNKLAKRFLKGTCNASEGQVKDALSRAYVQEVVDELRKGEQGECPICLEAFEDAVLTPCAHRLCRECLLSSWRNSTSGLCPVCRKTISKQDLITAPTESRFQIDIEKNWIESCKVTGLLNELENLRSSGSKSIVFSQWTAFLDLLQIPFTRNRISFVRLDGTLNMQQREKVIKQFSEDSDIQVLLMSLKAGGVGINLTAASNAFVMDPWWNPAVEEQAVMRIHRIGQTKKVAIKRFIVKGTVEERMEAVQARKQRMISGALTDQEVRTARIEELKMLFT; encoded by the exons ATGCAGTGGTTTTCAAATTTCCACCTAAAAAGCTATCTGCTTCGCCTTCTCCTG ATTGGTAGAATACCAAATGAATGGGCTCGGTGTTTGTTGCCACTGGTTCGGGATAATAAAGTCAGGGTTGAAGGGGAATGTAAATTTGCTCCTAATGTATTGGCCATCATGGACACGATCATTTTGTCAATTAG CGTCTTCATCAATAGGTCAATGTTTGTTAAGCAACATGAGGTTTCTCTCAAGGATGCTACTAATTCGACAGATGAATCAGTGTTTCATCCTCTTCCAGCCCTGTTTAGATTGCTTGGTTTAAGCCCTTTCAAGAAG GCGGAGTTAACTCCTGGTGATTTCTATTCCAACAAGCGTCCTTTCAGTCAAATG GTCCCATTACTACATGCCAAGTCTGAGCGTCCTTCTCAAAATGGTCATGATAATGAAAATGAGGATTCTGTTTCTGAATTTGATCTTGACAACATTGTTGGTGTTGCATCAAGCTCAGAATTAGAG GAAATGGACCCCCCTGGAAATCTTCTGTGTGAACTGCGTCCATATCAAAAACAGGCTCTTTATTGGATGGTTCAGATGGAGAAGGGACGACCAAGGGACGAGACCGCAACAACCCTTCATCCATGTTGGGAGGCATATCGCCTCGTTGACAA GAGGGAGCTTGTTGTTTATTTGAATGCATTTTCTGGTGAAGCCACAACAGAATTTCCTAGCACTCTTCAAATAGCCAGAGGAGGA ATTTTGGCAGATGCTATGGGGCTTGGAAAGACCATCATGACCATATCACTACTCACTGCCCATTCAGGAAGGGGTGCATCATTAGGCAGTCAACCCATAGCTCAGTCCTTTATTGAAGGCGGTGAAGTTAGTGATAATGATACAATTCCCAATTTTTCACATATTCCGAAGAAGGCAACCAAATTTGCTGGTTTTGATAAATCGAAGAAGCAAAACACTTCTCTAACACGTGGCGGCAACTTGATAATATGTCCCATGACACTTCTTGGGCAGTGGAAG GCAGAGATTGAAACTCATGTGCACCCTGGGTCCCTGTCTATATATGTTCATTATGGACAAAGTAGGCCCAAAGATGCCAAAAGTCTAGCTCAATGTGATGTTGTAATTACTACATATGGAATTTTGGCCTCTGACTTTTCCAGTGAG AATGCAGAGAATAATGGTGGACTCTTCTCAATTCGTTGGTTCAGAGTGGTTCTTGACGAGGCACATACAATAAAGTCTTCTAAAAGTCAAGTTTCTATGGCTGCTTCTGCTCTAATTGCTGACAACCGCTGGTGTCTTACTGGGACTCCAATCCAG AACAACCTTGAAGATATTTACAGTCTTCTTCGCTTTCTGAGAATAGAGCCTTGGGGACATTGGGCCTG GTGGAACAAGCTCATTCAGAAACCATTTGAGGGTGGTGACGAGAGAGGATTGAAATTAGTTCAGTCCATTTTGAAGCCGATCATGTTGAGAAGAACCAAAAATAGCACAGATCGAGAGGGCAA GCCTATACTAGTTCTCCCTCCAGCTGATATGCAGGTAATTTACTGTGAACCCACAGAAGCTGAAAAGGACTTTTATGAAGCCTTATTCAAAAGATCTAag GTAAAGTTTGATCAATTTGTTGAGCAAGGACGTGTTCTTCATAATTATGCTTCAATACTAGAGCTACTTTTACGTCTTCGGCAATGTTGTGACCATCCATTTCTTGTAATGAG TCGAGGTGATACTCAAGAATTTGCTGATCTAAACAAACTAGCTAAGCGTTTCCTTAAAGGAACCTGTAATGCTTCGGAAGGTCAAGTAAAAGATGCCCTCTCACGAGCTTATGTTCAAGAAGTTGTGGACGAGCTGCGTAAAGGGGAGCAGGGAGAATGTCCAATATGTCTTGAAGCATTTGAAGATGCAGTGTTAACACCGTGTGCTCACCGCCTTTGCCGGGAATGCCTCTTGTCAAGTTGGCGAAATTCTACCTCTGGTTTATGTCCTGTTTGTAG gaAAACAATCAGTAAGCAGGATCTTATCACTGCCCCTACTGAGAGTCgatttcagattgatattgaGAAGAACTGGATAGAGTCATGCAAGGTAACTGGTCTTTTGAATGAACTTGAAAATCTCCGCTCCTCAGGCTCTAAGAGCATTGTTTTCAGCCAGTGGACTGCTTTTCTAGACCTCTTGCAGATTCCCTTTACTCG GAATAGAATTTCATTTGTTCGTCTTGATGGGACATTGAATATGCAGCAGCGGGAAAAAGTAATCAAACAATTCTCAGAAGACAGCGACATACAG GTGTTGTTGATGTCACTAAAAGCTGGTGGAGTGGGTATAAATCTAACAGCAGCTTCCAATGCTTTTGTCATG GACCCATGGTGGAATCCAGCTGTCGAGGAGCAAGCTGTTATGCGTATTCATCGCATTGGGCAAACAAAGAAGGTGGCTATCAAACGGTTTATTGTTAAG